The DNA segment GGTGTAAATGCCGAGAGCGGTCCCCTCCTCTGAGAGCAACCGGCGTCCCCAAACCACCCGCGCCGTGCCCGGGTACGGATCCCGCGGAGCGGTGTTCCGAGTGCCGCATCCTTGCCGCTGATCGCGCGGCGCATGCGAGACTGCCGAGGGCGGCGGCCGGCCGTCGCAGCCGGGACCGGTCAGTTGCCGCCCCCGGTCCCGGCGGACGGATCATCCCAGAAACCGGGCCGCTCCATCACGCTCGCATCCCCCTGGACCCGGATGGGCACCTCCCGGCCCGCCAGGAAGAAGCTGTGGGCCCGGACCCGGATGCGCACGCTGACGGTGGGGTCCCGCAGGAGCCTGCCGCTCCAGGGGTGACGCCGCGGGGCGCCCGCGTCCGCGTTGATGGCGAGGCTCTCCAGGTCATAGCGGTCGCCGGCGAGAGCCTCCCGGGCGTTGGCGTCGGCGACCGCCCGCGCCGCGGCCTCGGCCTCCCAGGTGCGAAGCCGGCGCTCTCCCTCCGCCAGCCGCTCGAGATCGAGCTCCTGGACGCCCGCCAGAGCGCCCAGGTCCGCCGCGCTCTGGGCGAGGGAGTGGAGGACGAAGAAGCGGCCGACGTCGGCGACCAGCGCCAGGACGAGGAGGAA comes from the Bacillota bacterium genome and includes:
- a CDS encoding pilus assembly protein encodes the protein MNRHRLGPARRSPRRRGERGAVSAWFVLALPAFLLVLALVADVGRFFVLHSLAQSAADLGALAGVQELDLERLAEGERRLRTWEAEAAARAVADANAREALAGDRYDLESLAINADAGAPRRHPWSGRLLRDPTVSVRIRVRAHSFFLAGREVPIRVQGDASVMERPGFWDDPSAGTGGGN